In Helianthus annuus cultivar XRQ/B chromosome 8, HanXRQr2.0-SUNRISE, whole genome shotgun sequence, a single genomic region encodes these proteins:
- the LOC110873045 gene encoding F-box/LRR-repeat protein 4: protein MRGHDWINSMLPDELILEIFRNLDSKTSRDACALVCRRWLTLERLSRDTIRIGGSGSPDSLVNLIASRFVNVTNLYIDERLSGAHPFDSGRRAGVRQSTWLRLRLMAERFESYCLSDAGLAAVADGFTKLEKLTLIWCSNATNAGLTFVAQKCRSLKCLDLQGCYVGDQGLGAIGECCKQLEVLNLRFCEGLTDTGLVDLAIGCEKTLKSLGVAACAKITDVSLEAVGSHCRNLETLSLDSEYINNKGVIAVAKGCPLLKNLNLQCIMVTDEALTAVGRLCVLLESLALHSFQRFSDKSLCAIGKGCKKLKSLMLSDCYFLSDKGLEAVAAGCPELSRLEINGCHNISTYGLESIGRSCMHLRELALLYCQKVGDEALSEVGKGCKYLQALHLVDCSVIGDDAICSIAIGCKNLKKLHIRRCYEVGSKGIIAIGDNCKYLTDLSIRFCDRVGDEALVAIGNGCPLLRHLNVSGCHQIGDTGITAIARGCPQLTYLDVSVLQNLRDMALAEVGEGCPLLKDIVLSHCREITDVGLAHLVKRCKWLESCYMVYCPGVTAAGVATVISTCVNIKKVLIEKSKVSARTRRRAGSVISYLCVDL from the exons ATGAGAGGTCACGATTGGATCAATTCGATGCTACCAGACGAGTTGATCTTGGAGATCTTCCGTAATTTGGACTCGAAGACCAGCCGAGACGCGTGTGCGCTCGTATGCCGTCGTTGGCTAACCCTAGAACGACTCAGCCGTGATACGATCCGTATCGGTGGCTCTGGTAGCCCGGATTCGCTTGTGAACCTGATTGCCAGTCGGTTTGTTAATGTTACTAACCTTTATATTGATGAACGACTCTCCGGTGCTCATCCGTTTGATTCG GGAAGACGGGCCGGTGTTAGGCAATCTACGTGGCTCAGGCTTCGCCTTATGGCAGAGAGATTTGAGTCGTATTGTCTATCGGATGCTGGTTTGGCTGCTGTTGCTGATGGATTCACCAAACTTGAAAAGTTAACTCTAATATGGTGCTCTAATGCAACAAATGCCGGCCTTACATTTGTAGCTCAGAAATGCAGGTCTTTGAAATGTTTGGATTTGCAG GGTTGCTATGTTGGAGATCAAGGTTTAGGTGCTATTGGCGAGTGTTGCAAACAACTTGAAGTACTGAATTTACGATTTTGTGAAGGTTTGACCGACACTGGTTTAGTTGACTTGGCCATTGGCTGTGAGAAGACCTTGAAATCACTGGGTGTAGCTGCATGTGCTAAAATAACTGACGTATCATTAGAAGCTGTTGGGTCTCATTGCAGAAACCTCGAGACTTTATCATTGGATTCTGAGTATATCAACAACAAAGGAGTAATAGCTGTTGCAAAAGGATGCCCTCTTCTTAAAAATTTGAATTTGCAATGTATTATGGTTACAGATGAGGCTTTGACTGCTGTTGGTAGACTTTGTGTGTTGTTGGAGTCGCTAGCACTTCATAGTTTTCAGCGATTTTCAGACAA GAGCCTTTGTGCCATTGGGAAAGGATGTAAAAAATTAAAAAGCTTGATGCTAAGTGATTGCTATTTCCTGAGTGATAAGGGCTTAGAGGCTGTTGCAGCTGGTTGTCCTGAACTTTCACGCCTGGAAATCAATGGTTGCCACAATATTAGCACATATGGGCTAGAAAGCATCGGAAGGTCTTGCAT GCATCTTAGAGAGTTAGCATTACTATACTGTCAAAAAGTAGGCGATGAAGCCCTATCTGAAGTTGGCAAAGGCTGCAAGTATTTGCAAGCTCTTCATTTAGTGGATTGCTCCGTCATTGGGGATGATGCAATATGCAGCATTGCTATTGGCtgcaaaaatttgaaaaaacttCACATACGCAGATGCTATGAG GTTGGGAGCAAGGGAATTATAGCTATTGGTGACAACTGTAAATACCTTACAGATCTTAGCATTCGGTTTTGTGATAG GGTTGGGGATGAAGCTCTGGTGGCTATTGGTAATGGTTGCCCCTTGTTACGTCACTTAAATGTAAGTGGCTGCCACCAAATAGGAGATACCGGAATAACAGCAATTGCAAGGGGCTGCCCTCAACTAACTTACTTGGATGTTAGCGTTCTTCAG AATTTGCGGGATATGGCACTGGCAGAAGTAGGTGAAGGGTGCCCTTTACTAAAGGACATAGTATTATCACATTGCCGTGAGATAACCGATGTTGGTCTAGCCCATCTTGTTAAAAGATGCAAATGGCTTGAATCCTGCTACATGGTCTATTGCCCTGGTGTGACTGCAGCCGGGGTGGCTACTGTTATATCCACCTGTGTCAATATCAAGAAAGTTCTAATTGAGAAGTCAAAGGTTAGTGCGAGGACCCGAAGGCGTGCAGGTTCTGTCATCTCCTACCTCTGTGTGGACCTTTGA
- the LOC110870135 gene encoding uncharacterized protein LOC110870135: MGDRGARMNRHPRRNADRGNEDYRRDPRDVEEIARLQQRVRDLELQRGVRSDDETETDSINWDDGVVQNNPFDYDDRWNPFARREPRADPFRNLGVKIDVPEFDGRAEPDVFIDWLQTVERIFDLRDIPDKYKVKLVAIKLRNYASLWWEHVKKKRVQEGRSKVKTWDKMKKLLREKFLPPNFCQEAFLEYHNISQRSTTVEELICEFDRLRMRCAVEEEEEQIIARFFGALRPEIADVVQLQPYWSFTDVCQLALKVEKQLKAKAKPTLPRSSPIKADSLKGVSGTPTGSRFNASKSEGATSSKTPTVTTRTPPRCFKCGGLGHFARECSNTQLITLTDETLPVYDTEEDQPEEVETEVVYPDKGETLIAQRVLSINPNHEVKDNLWLRNNIFRTRCTVKGKVCTIIIDGGSYENMVATVMVEKLGLKVEDHPDPYQLTWLKKGNVVKVKHRCLVQFSIGTRYSDEVWCEVVPMDACHILLGRPWQYDRCTKHDGFLNTYSFKKEGVNVQLVPLDIRDTGTEALVLTKSAFLDFTRTAKPPFALALLITETNPTTDEPPLEVQPLLTDFKDVFPTEIPPGLPLVREIQHCIDFMPGATIPNKPAYRMNPTEYAELHRQVTELLDKGLIRESMSPCAVPALLVPKPNGAYRMCIDSRAVNKITIKYRFPIPRLDDLLDQLHGATIFSKVDLRSGYHQIRMRPGDEWKTAFKTRDGLYEWMVMPFGLSNAPSTFMRLMNHIFKPLIGHCVVVYFDDILVFSRDIPHHLYHLKQVFTILRDQKLYANREKCCFLAPEVLFLGYLISGKGIRMDDSKIEAITTWPIPTNIHEARSFLGLASFYRRFIRNFSIVAAPITDCLKGNSFCWTPAATTAFEGLKQCITRAPVLALPNFQVTFQVECDASGLGIGGVLSQEGRPVAFFSEKLSEAKQKFSTYDKEFYAIVRSLEFWRHYLLHTDFVLFSDHQALRFIQGQHKLNPRHAKWVEFLQDFSFVIRHKSGVTNTVADALSRRRALLTSL; encoded by the coding sequence ATGGGAGACCGTGGAGCACGCATGAACCGACATCCCCGTAGAAACGCCGATCGAGGCAACGAGGATTATCGGCGGGATCCACGTGATGTTGAAGAGATCGCACGTCTGCAGCAAAGAGTCCGGGACCTTGAACTGCAGCGAGGGGTCCGTTCCGATGACGAAACCGAGACCGACTCCATCAACTGGGATGACGGAGTCGTTCAGAACAACccgtttgactatgatgataggTGGAATCCTTTTGCAAGAAGAGAACCAAGAGCTGATCCATTCAGGAACTTGGGAGTCAAAATTGATGTACCAGAGTTCGATGGAAGGGCTGAACCTGATGTGTTTATTGATTGGCTTCAAACCGTCGAACGCATCTTCGACCTACGCGACATTCCTGATAAATACAAGGTAAAACTCGTAGCAATTAAACTTCGAAATTACGCGTCTTTGTGGTGGGAGCATGTTAAAAAAAAGAGGGTTCAAGAGGGACGTTCTAAAGTTAAAACATGGGACAAGATGAAGAAACTCCTTCGTGAGAAGTTTCTTCCACCTAATTTTTGCCAGGAGGCATTTTTAGAATATCATAACATCTCCCAACGGTCGACTACCGTTGAGGAATTGATCTGTGAGTTTGACAGATTACGGATGAGATGTGCTGTTGAAGAGGAGGAGGAACAAATTATTGCTCGTTTCTTTGGGGCTTTACGACCCGAGATCGCCGACGTTGTACAACTGCAGCCCTATTGGTCTTTTACTGATGTGTGCCAACTAGCTCTAAAGGTGGAGAAACAATTGAAAGCTAAAGCCAAACCCACGTTACCCCGGTCGAGCCCAATCAAAGCCGACAGCCTTAAAGGGGTTTCGGGGACACCTACTGGAAGCAGATTCAATGCAAGCAAAAGCGAGGGAGCAACATCTTCCAAGACACCCACCGTTACCACTCGTACACCGCCCCGTTGTTTCAAGTGTGGCGGGCTGGGTCACTTTGCTCGGGAGTGCTCGAATACTCAGCTCATTACCCTCACGGATGAAACCCTGCCTGTTTATGATACGGAAGAAGACCAACCTGAAGAGGTTGAAACTGAAGTGGTGTATCCGGACAAGGGTGAAACTCTTATAGCTCAACGGGTTCTCAGCATTAATCCGAATCATGAAGTCAAAGATAATCTCTGGCTCCGCAACAACATTTTTCGAACTCGCTGCACGGTAAAAGGCAAGGTATGTACCATTATAATCGATGGGGGCAGCTACGAGAATATGGTGGCCACAGTTATGGTTGAAAAGTTAGGCCTTAAAGTCGAAGACCACCCCGACCCTTACCAGCTAACGTGGCTAAAAAAAGGTAACGTCGTGAAGGTTAAACACAGGTGCCTTGTTCAGTTTAGCATCGGGACCCGTTATTCGGATGAGGTGTGGTGCGAAGTCGTTCCGATGGATGCATGTCACATCTTGTTGGGGCGACCGTGGCAGTATGATAGGTGCACCAAACACGACGGGTTCCTCAATACTTACAGTTTTAAGAAAGAAGGGGTTAATGTCCAACTTGTTCCACTGGATATACGTGACACCGGAACCGAAGCCCTGGTCCTTACCAAATCAGCGTTCCTGGATTTTACACGAACTGCTAAACCTCCATTCGCCTTAGCCCTACTCATCACCGAGACCAACCCCACAACTGATGAACCCCCACTTGAAGTACAACCACTCCTAACCGACTTCAAGGATGTCTTTCCCACTGAAATTCCTCCTGGCCTTCCCCTTGTACGAGAAATTCAACATTGCATCGACTTCATGCCAGGTGCAACCATCCCAAATAAACCAGCCTACCGAATGAATCCAACCGAATATGCAGAACTACATCGACAGGTTACCGAGCTCCTTGACAAGGGTCTTATTCGCGAAAGTATGAGCCCGTGTGCAGTGCCGGCTCTACTCGTTCCTAAACCGAATGGCGCCTATAGAATGTGTATTGATAGCCGAGCCGTTAACAAAATTACGATCAAGTATAGGTTTCCCATTCCCCGTTTAGACGACCTCCTAGATCAGTTACACGGGGCTACAATTTTCTCTAAAGTGGATTTGCGGAGCGGGTACCACCAAATCAGAATGCGTCCGGGGGATGAATGGAAGACGGCTTTTAAAACACGAGACGGGTTGTATGAATGgatggtcatgccattcgggctctCAAATGCCCCGAGCACCTTTATGCGGTTAATGAATCACATATTTAAACCCCTTATCGGCCACTGTGTCGTCGTCTATTTTGATGACATCCTCGTTTTTAGCCGGGATATACCACACCATCTTTATCATCTTAAACAGGTCTTCACTATTTTGCGAGATCAGAAGTTATATGCCAACCGCGAAAAGTGTTGTTTTTTGGCACCAGAGGTCTTATTTTTGGGGTATTTAATTTCGGGGAAGGGTATCCGTATGGATGATTCTAAAATCGAAGCAATTACCACTTGGCCGATACCGACTAATATCCACGAGGCACGAAGCTTCCTCGGGTTAGCCTCATTTTATCGTCGTTTTATTCGCAATTTCAGTATCGTCGCAGCCCCTATTACTGATTGCTTGAAGGGAAATTCATTCTGTTGGACACCTGCCGCCACCACGGCATTCGAAGGGTTAAAACAATGCATCACACGTGCACCCGTCTTGGCCTTACCCAATTTTCAGGTTACTTTCCAGGTCGAGTGTGACGCATCTGGGCTCGGGATTGGCGGAGTGCTTAGCCAAGAGGGACGCCCAGTAGCTTTTTTCAGTGAAAAGCTCAGTGAAGCCAAACAAAAATTCAGCACATATGATAAGGAATTTTATGCAATTGTTAGGAGTCTTGAgttttggcgacactaccttctACACACGGACTTTGTCTTGTTTTCTGATCACCAGGCGTTACGTTTTATTCAAGGCCAACACAAACTCAATCCTCGCCACGCTAAATGGGTcgagtttttacaagattttTCTTTTGTTATCCGACACAAGTCCGGAGTCACCAATACGGTGGCCGATGCTCTAAGTAGGCGGCGGGCCCTGTTAACATCCCTCTAA